One window from the genome of Malus domestica chromosome 01, GDT2T_hap1 encodes:
- the LOC139189721 gene encoding uncharacterized protein has protein sequence MILPRARYDWTHLRIHDFKSVAEYNSALFRIISQMKLCGDIITEEMLLKKTFSTFHASNISASFPEVNAVSLERNTISSRGNNYKRGRGHKQGRWNGKGKNHGIQFHNQVPRHNLGPNFKNANRQKGKAHMNTPRNPEGGCHRCGGKGHWACTCRTPKYLVDLYQASFKEKGVEINFFDQAQPMETPNPMTNLSRQLNTTHLDATDFINERGNEVYGSD, from the exons aTGATTCTTCCAAGAGCTCGTTATGActggactcacctaaggatccatgatttcaagtcagtggctgagtacaattctgcgttGTTTAGAATTATCTCTCAGATGAAGCTCTGTGGGGATATTATTACTGAGGAGATGTTATTGaaaaagactttcagcacatttCATGCTTCTAACAT ATCAGCATcgttcccagaagtgaatgctgTTTCCCTTGAAAGGAATACCATATCCTCCCgtggcaataattacaaacgaggacgtggccacaaACAAGGCCGGTGGAACGGGAAAGGCAAAAACCATGGTAtccagtttcacaaccaggttccaaggcATAATCTAGGCCCAAACTTTAAAAATGCAAATCGCCAGAAAGGAAAAGCTCATATGAACACTCCTAGAAATCCTGAAGGAggttgccataggtgtggtggcaaagGACATTGGGCATGTACTTGTCGCACCCCAAAGTATCTGGTGGATCTGTATCAAGCCTCCttcaaggagaagggtgtcgagatcAATTTCTTCGACCAGGCTCAACCAATGGAAACACCTAATCCAATGACCAATTTATCACGACAGTTAAACACAACCCACTTGGATGCTACAGACTTTATTaatgaaagagggaatgaagtttatgggtccgattga
- the LOC103435663 gene encoding glycine-rich RNA-binding protein 4, mitochondrial-like yields the protein MSSMGSSKLFIGGVSYQTDDQSLREAFQKYGEVVDARIIMDRESGRSRGFGFVTFTSNEEAASALEALDGQELHGRRVRVNYATERPRPSYNNYGDGQNSYAPGGGFSNYGPGGGDSYGRGNTGYGPGSYNSPSNYPSANTYDAPSGSSNNFGVGSGDNFGVGGDNSFGTPDAPFGENKPGFGLDDSLEANDKDDDDAGDFAKRA from the coding sequence ATGTCATCCATGGGAAGCTCAAAGCTCTTCATCGGAGGTGTTTCGTACCAGACAGATGACCAGAGTCTGAGGGAGGCTTTTCAAAAATACGGTGAAGTTGTAGACGCAAGAATCATCATGGACCGTGAAAGTGGTAGATCAAGAGGATTTGGATTCGTTACTTTCACTTCTAATGAGGAGGCAGCTAGTGCTCTCGAGGCCTTGGATGGGCAGGAGCTTCATGGCCGACGAGTAAGGGTGAATTATGCTACCGAAAGGCCTCGCCCCAGCTATAATAATTACGGTGATGGTCAAAATAGTTATGCACCTGGTGGTGGATTTAGTAACTATGGACCCGGTGGAGGTGACAGCTATGGAAGAGGAAACACTGGATATGGTCCAGGAAGCTACAACAGTCCTAGCAATTATCCAAGTGCAAACACTTACGATGCTCCCAGTGGAAGTAGCAACAATTTTGGTGTTGGTAGTGGTGATAACTTCGGTGTTGGTGGTGACAACAGCTTTGGCACTCCTGATGCTCCATTTGGAGAGAACAAACCTGGCTTTGGCCTGGATGATTCATTGGAAGCAAACGATAAGGACGATGATGACGCGGGTGACTTCGCCAAGAGGGCCTGA
- the LOC103426393 gene encoding UDP-glycosyltransferase 76F1-like has translation MEQSKGRRVILFPLPFQGHINPMLELANILHSKGFSIAILHTNFNSLNPLTRNPYFTYHSIPVDLTETEVSFKDFTVLLSILNAKCVEPFRECLSGLLSDDVNSEDPIACLISDPLFNFTRSVAESFKLPRIVLRTGGAASFAVYAAFPLLKEKGYLPISDSRLEEPVTELSPIKVKDLPMMPNCDPEDFYQLITNMANEPKASHGLIFNTFEDLEGQALATIRQEYYPNIPVFSLGPFHKCGPTTSSSSTSLLSQDQSCILWLNTQAPKSVAYVSFGSAAKIDHAQFLEIAWGLANSGQPFLWVVRHGLVQESDLHDQVLPNGFLEALNERAYVVK, from the exons ATGGAGCAAAGCAAAGGCAGGAGAGTCATCCTCTTCCCACTGCCCTTCCAAGGGCACATAAACCCTATGCTAGAACTGGCCAACATTCTGCATTCCAAAGGCTTCTCCATAGCCATCCTCCACACCAACTTCAACTCCCTCAATCCTTTAACCCGAAACCCATACTTCACCTACCATTCAATCCCTGTTGACTTGACAGAAACCGAGGTCTCATTCAAGGATTTCACCGTTCTTCTTTCTATTCTAAATGCTAAATGTGTTGAGCCTTTCAGAGAATGCTTGTCCGGGTTGTTATCCGACGACGTTAATTCGGAGGACCCCATTGCATGCTTGATCTCGGATCCTCTCTTCAACTTCACTCGATCGGTTGCGGAAAGCTTTAAGCTGCCGAGGATCGTGTTAAGAACAGGGGGTGCAGCTTCCTTCGCTGTTTATGCTGCATTTCCACTTCTCAAGGAAAAGGGTTACCTACCAATATCAG ATTCTCGACTAGAAGAGCCAGTGACGGAGCTTTCGCCAATCAAAGTTAAAGATCTACCAATGATGCCCAATTGCGACCCTGAAGATTTCTATCAACTGATAACCAACATGGCAAATGAACCCAAGGCTTCTCATGGACTCATCTTCAATACGTTTGAAGATCTTGAGGGACAAGCACTTGCCACAATTCGCCAAGAATATTACCCCAATATTCCAGTTTTCTCACTAGGTCCATTTCACAAGTGCGGCCCTACaacctcttcttcttcaactaGCTTACTATCACAAGACCAAAGTTGCATTTTATGGCTAAACACTCAAGCGCCAAAATCTGTTGCTTATGTTAGCTTTGGGAGTGCTGCAAAGATAGATCACGCTCAATTTTTGGAGATTGCTTGGGGGTTAGCCAACAGTGGCCAACCTTTTTTGTGGGTGGTTCGACACGGATTAGTTCAAGAGTCAGACTTGCATGATCAAGTGTTGCCAAATGGATTTCTAGAAGCGTTGAACGAAAGAGCCTATGTTGTGAAATAG